A portion of the Oxynema aestuarii AP17 genome contains these proteins:
- a CDS encoding RNA methyltransferase, whose amino-acid sequence MGLENIRIVLVQPAGPLNVGSIARIMKNMGLSQLILVDPQCDRLDPEAVKMSVHAVDILENARQVPSLRDALAGCHKAIATTGRSRSLPTNLEHPRLALPWLLDTPSALIFGPEDRGLNNAELKYAQRFVQIPSSDAYSSLNLAQAVGVCAYELYQSECGIERSPAPTTQIEAPPDSVPVPIDQLEEYYRHLEALLLDIGYLYPHTAERRMEKFRRLYNRARLDRNEVAMLRGILRQVEWAIAQNRRVGGTLKTSQDSPEGSSSLDEPSSHRNRVCEASPQENRGARDPE is encoded by the coding sequence ATGGGATTAGAAAATATTCGGATCGTTTTAGTTCAACCTGCCGGACCGTTAAATGTGGGGTCGATCGCCCGGATTATGAAAAATATGGGGTTATCCCAATTAATATTGGTCGATCCCCAGTGCGATCGCCTCGATCCGGAGGCGGTTAAAATGTCGGTTCATGCGGTGGATATTTTAGAAAACGCCCGCCAGGTGCCGAGTTTGCGCGACGCCTTAGCCGGGTGCCACAAGGCGATCGCGACGACGGGGCGATCGCGATCGCTCCCGACGAACTTAGAACATCCGCGATTGGCTTTACCCTGGTTACTCGATACACCCTCCGCGCTCATTTTCGGACCGGAAGATCGCGGCTTGAACAATGCCGAACTCAAATATGCCCAGCGCTTCGTTCAAATTCCGTCGAGTGACGCCTATTCCTCACTGAACTTGGCTCAAGCAGTGGGAGTTTGTGCATACGAACTGTATCAAAGCGAATGCGGGATCGAACGATCGCCAGCGCCAACCACTCAAATTGAAGCCCCCCCCGATTCCGTCCCGGTGCCAATCGACCAGTTAGAAGAGTATTATCGGCATTTAGAAGCCCTATTACTCGATATCGGCTATCTTTACCCGCATACTGCCGAACGGCGGATGGAAAAATTCCGGCGTTTGTACAACCGCGCTCGATTAGATCGTAATGAAGTGGCGATGTTGCGGGGGATTTTGCGACAGGTCGAATGGGCGATCGCCCAGAATCGGCGGGTTGGTGGTACGCTAAAAACGTCGCAAGACTCTCCCGAAGGGTCTTCGAGTCTGGACGAACCGTCATCGCACCGGAATCGCGTTTGCGAAGCGTCTCCCCAGGAGAATCGCGGCGCCCGAGACCCCGAGTGA
- a CDS encoding O-antigen ligase family protein has product MRSWVPSAFDSSRCRHPEARLQGAWKAAQFGLLVLPMSPLVGAIALVGAMVETWKHCASEIHRRSLNRGFAALGLWLVGGTLFAEYRQAAFLGLFNFLPFFAFFAAFSALVRTPAQLRRIAWIAIVTSVPVVIIGWGQLFWGWSGPVTFWPILDWRLEATGTPPGRMASVFAYANVLASYFLITLILGLGLWFEQWRAVQVLRRRSPRAEKVRDPRDPRIVRTIDLNASEEGGIVWQRWIFLTLAVLGNAVALVLTNSRNAWAIAVLAGLAFALYHGWRALVAIVVAASSAVLGSAFAPDPVGRGLRAIVPAYFWLRLSDRLYPDRPVETLRITQWQFAWNMAGDRPLFGWGLRNFTELYRDQMGIWMGHPHNLFLMLAAETGFPATIALSTLVGWGYARGWLLLRDWPPEPPRSQPERSAGDELSDDRGIYFSYLVGFAACILFHLLDVILFDARVNILAWLLLASICGVAYYRRA; this is encoded by the coding sequence ATGAGGTCGTGGGTGCCGTCGGCGTTCGATTCTTCCCGGTGTCGTCACCCGGAAGCGCGCTTGCAGGGAGCGTGGAAAGCGGCTCAATTCGGCTTGTTAGTGTTGCCGATGAGTCCCCTGGTCGGCGCGATCGCCCTCGTGGGGGCGATGGTCGAAACTTGGAAACATTGTGCGAGCGAAATTCATCGGCGATCGCTCAATCGGGGCTTTGCCGCCCTCGGTCTGTGGCTGGTCGGGGGGACTCTGTTCGCCGAATACCGACAGGCCGCTTTCCTGGGCTTATTTAACTTTCTGCCCTTTTTCGCCTTTTTTGCCGCTTTTTCCGCCCTCGTGCGCACGCCGGCCCAACTGCGGCGGATCGCTTGGATCGCGATCGTCACGTCCGTTCCCGTGGTGATTATCGGTTGGGGACAACTGTTCTGGGGCTGGTCCGGTCCGGTGACCTTCTGGCCGATTTTAGACTGGCGATTGGAAGCGACGGGGACGCCCCCCGGTCGTATGGCGTCGGTGTTCGCCTATGCCAACGTGTTAGCGAGTTATTTTCTGATTACGTTAATTCTCGGACTCGGCTTGTGGTTCGAGCAGTGGCGCGCCGTACAGGTTCTCCGACGGCGATCGCCCCGGGCGGAAAAAGTCCGCGACCCGCGCGATCCGCGCATCGTCCGCACCATCGATCTCAATGCGAGTGAAGAAGGCGGGATCGTCTGGCAGCGCTGGATTTTTCTCACCCTGGCGGTGTTGGGGAATGCGGTGGCGCTGGTGCTGACCAACTCGCGCAATGCGTGGGCGATCGCCGTGCTGGCAGGTTTGGCGTTTGCCCTGTATCATGGCTGGCGCGCTTTGGTGGCGATCGTCGTCGCGGCGAGTAGTGCGGTTCTCGGTTCCGCATTTGCTCCGGATCCCGTCGGTCGGGGCTTGCGGGCGATCGTCCCGGCCTATTTCTGGCTGCGGTTGAGCGATCGCCTCTATCCCGATCGCCCGGTGGAAACCTTACGCATCACCCAATGGCAGTTTGCATGGAACATGGCAGGCGATCGCCCCCTGTTCGGTTGGGGTTTGCGGAACTTTACCGAACTGTATCGCGACCAAATGGGGATTTGGATGGGTCACCCGCACAACCTCTTTTTAATGCTCGCCGCCGAAACAGGCTTTCCCGCCACGATCGCCCTGTCCACCTTAGTCGGCTGGGGTTACGCCCGAGGCTGGCTGCTACTGCGCGATTGGCCCCCGGAACCGCCGCGATCGCAACCGGAGCGATCGGCGGGTGACGAACTGAGTGACGATCGCGGGATTTATTTCAGTTATTTAGTCGGTTTTGCCGCCTGCATCCTCTTCCACCTCCTCGATGTCATCCTTTTTGACGCGAGAGTGAATATTTTGGCATGGTTGTTGCTGGCGTCGATCTGTGGTGTGGCCTATTATCGCAGAGCGTGA
- a CDS encoding YaaW family protein, protein MDELRAALELATEEELQQITDVLFRRGLNPVDYVNTPEPIDVQSRDRQFWLDAIEQRFRYLAADGLTVMRGKTHQVTYRDSLIRVCRYLKITYSDRLSTTDLEAEVFLNLLGRTWKQLPESEKNSLTLRVQRSLATSKFPKPLPLSVQNDPIRLMFKGGSALAVTSVLRPLVLKEIARQFAIHFARYEMAKQTLVRGGTAAAVQFQNYVTLQTAKQGMTLTAARYGAVRTIFAAIGPALWLWFMADLGWRTIATNYGRILPTIFTLAQIRLTRGECWELA, encoded by the coding sequence GTGGACGAACTGAGAGCGGCGCTAGAGTTGGCGACGGAGGAAGAATTACAACAAATCACCGATGTTTTGTTTCGCCGGGGTTTGAACCCGGTCGATTACGTGAATACGCCAGAACCGATCGACGTGCAAAGTCGCGATCGCCAGTTCTGGTTGGACGCGATCGAGCAGCGTTTTCGCTACTTAGCCGCCGATGGCTTGACGGTGATGCGGGGGAAGACCCATCAAGTCACCTATAGAGATTCCCTCATTCGGGTCTGTCGCTATTTAAAAATTACTTATAGCGATCGCCTCTCGACCACCGATCTGGAAGCGGAAGTGTTTCTGAACTTACTCGGACGGACTTGGAAACAGTTACCGGAATCGGAAAAAAATAGTTTGACCTTGCGGGTACAGCGATCGCTGGCGACCTCCAAATTTCCCAAACCCCTACCTTTATCCGTGCAGAACGATCCGATCCGTTTGATGTTTAAAGGAGGAAGCGCCTTAGCAGTAACCTCGGTGTTGCGACCCTTGGTTCTCAAAGAAATTGCCCGTCAATTTGCCATTCACTTCGCGCGTTACGAAATGGCGAAGCAAACCTTAGTCCGAGGGGGGACGGCGGCGGCGGTACAGTTCCAAAACTACGTAACCCTGCAAACGGCAAAACAGGGGATGACCCTGACGGCGGCCCGTTATGGCGCGGTTCGGACGATTTTTGCGGCGATCGGTCCGGCGTTGTGGCTGTGGTTTATGGCGGATCTCGGCTGGCGAACGATCGCCACGAACTACGGGCGGATCCTGCCGACGATTTTCACCTTAGCTCAAATTCGGCTGACCCGGGGCGAATGTTGGGAACTGGCGTGA